Proteins found in one Salmo salar chromosome ssa26, Ssal_v3.1, whole genome shotgun sequence genomic segment:
- the LOC106587559 gene encoding TM2 domain-containing protein 3: protein MATVSQIWPFERRRCLKAHGIITLLFLDLCLQCVNGYLSSPHVGQEPPYSRDAQPVITSPVVPSPSSASPTDSDGYAAKCPSGGQCNRLPADCINCSYHHNCSYGKLASFSCKAKRGVHCTAESGKQQTNFSLSITCQFCWQLDLSQYRCSNSTSCMTVACPRKCYNATCQVLDHVHCLGKRVFQKRLYCNWTGGYKWSTALALSITLGGFGADRFYLGQWREGLGKLFSFGGLGIWTLIDVLLIGAGYVGPADGSLYI, encoded by the exons ATGGCTACCGTCAGTCAGATTTGGCCATTTGAGAGAAGACGCTGCCTAAAAGCCCATGGAATCATAACACTGTTATTTTTGGATCTATGTTTGCAATGTGTGAATG GGTACCTGAGCTCCCCACACGTGGGCCAGGAGCCCCCTTACAGCCGAGATGCTCAGCCAGTCATCACCAGCCCGGTGGTTCCTTCTCCATCATCTG CATCTCCAACTGATTCAGATGGCTATGCTGCCAAATGCCCCAGTGGGGGTCAATGCAACAGACTGCCTGCTGACTGCATCAACTGCAGCTATCACCACAACTGTAGCTATGGTAAACTAGCGTCTTTCTCTTGCAAGGCCAAGAGAGGAGTCCACTGCACA GCGGAGTCGGGGAAGCAGCAGACCAACTTCTCCCTGTCTATCACGTGCCAGTTCTGCTGGCAGCTGGACCTGTCTCAGTACAGATGCtccaactcaaccagctgtatgacCGTTGCCTGCCCCCGCAAATGCTACAATGCCACCTGCCAAGTACTGGACCACGTACACTGCTTAG GTAAAAGAGTATTTCAGAAACGTTTGTACTGCAACTGGACAGGAGGGTACAAGTGGTCTACAGCACTGGCACTCAG CATTACACTAGGTGGATTTGGGGCTGACCGGTTCTATCTAGGCCAGTGGAGAGAGGGTCTGGGCAAGCTGTTCAGCTTCGGTGGCCTGGGCATCTGGACCCTGATTGATGTGCTGCTGATTGGGGCGGGCTATGTGGGGCCAGCCGATGGCTCCCTCTACATCTGA